From the Halalkalicoccus sp. CGA53 genome, one window contains:
- a CDS encoding 2,3,4,5-tetrahydropyridine-2,6-dicarboxylate N-succinyltransferase: MSGTLEAEVEALWERSEEGLTAADTGADERATIETFLDALETGEIRAAEKRGDEWEANEWVKRGILLTFGLSATEPREYGGVTYYDVLPLRRTDDLAERGTRNTPDGTVIRRGAYVGGDAILMSPAFVNVGAHVGDGTLVDSCDTVGSCAQIGENVKIGANTLIGGVLEPVEGTPVVVEDGVSLGAGCRVTSGFVVGEGSVVAENTLLTPRIPIYDLVEEEVVYGELPPERRAFTRFVESSLGEHDLFPGGAYKPAVVALDIEASTVEATEREEALRS, encoded by the coding sequence ATGAGCGGGACACTCGAGGCGGAGGTCGAGGCGCTGTGGGAGCGCTCGGAGGAGGGGCTCACGGCGGCCGACACGGGGGCGGACGAGCGCGCGACGATCGAGACGTTCCTCGACGCGCTCGAAACCGGCGAGATCCGGGCCGCCGAGAAGCGCGGTGACGAGTGGGAGGCAAACGAGTGGGTGAAGCGAGGGATACTGCTCACGTTCGGGCTCTCCGCGACCGAACCCAGGGAGTACGGCGGCGTCACCTACTACGACGTGCTCCCGCTCCGGAGAACGGACGACCTGGCCGAGCGCGGTACGAGAAACACGCCCGACGGCACCGTCATCCGGCGGGGAGCGTACGTCGGCGGGGACGCGATACTGATGAGTCCTGCGTTCGTCAACGTCGGGGCACACGTCGGCGACGGGACGCTCGTCGACTCCTGTGACACGGTCGGCTCGTGTGCACAGATCGGCGAGAACGTCAAGATCGGGGCGAACACGCTGATCGGCGGCGTGCTCGAACCGGTCGAGGGGACCCCCGTCGTCGTCGAAGACGGAGTCTCGCTGGGTGCGGGCTGTCGGGTCACGAGCGGCTTCGTCGTCGGCGAGGGAAGCGTCGTCGCGGAGAACACGCTGCTCACCCCCCGAATCCCGATCTACGACCTCGTGGAGGAGGAGGTCGTCTACGGGGAACTCCCCCCGGAACGCCGTGCGTTCACCCGGTTCGTCGAATCCTCGCTCGGCGAGCACGACCTCTTTCCGGGCGGGGCGTACAAGCCGGCCGTAGTCGCCCTCGACATCGAGGCGAGCACGGTGGAGGCGACCGAGCGCGAGGAGGCGTTGCGATCGTGA
- the purB gene encoding adenylosuccinate lyase codes for MTDARRALDAVSPLDGRYATKTERLVPYASEAALMRARTRVEVEYLLALSELPETPFSVPESDRERFRAIYGGFDDADADLVKRIEVSGTERYDATNHDVKAVEYFLRERLGEELHPWIHFGLTSEDVNNLAHRLLLRAAVEDVLLPSLSRVRSDLRSLATEHRDVPMLAHTHGQPATPTTFGKEMAVYVSRLDRAIESIESSVEGLSGKLAGASGVYAAHVAAYPDVDWRAFSEGFVTDLGLRYTPLATQVNPCDDLAHLFDALRRANSVLLDLDRDVWEYVSRRYLGQRAEAGETGSSTMPHKVNPIDFENSEGNLSKANSDLVFLADYVTTSRLQRDLSDSTVKRTIGSTLAHCLIGYEKAGTGLSTIVPNEAVMAEDLERNPEVLGEAIQTILRREGHADAYERVKALTRGRRVSLPELRDAIGEMDVGPAVRGELLSLAPEGYVGLASELVDEVADR; via the coding sequence ATGACCGACGCCCGCCGCGCGCTCGACGCGGTCTCCCCGCTCGACGGCCGGTACGCGACGAAGACGGAGCGGCTCGTTCCCTACGCGAGCGAGGCCGCGCTGATGCGCGCCCGTACCCGGGTCGAAGTCGAGTACCTCCTCGCGCTCTCCGAGCTCCCGGAGACCCCGTTCTCGGTCCCCGAGAGCGACCGTGAACGGTTCAGGGCGATCTACGGGGGCTTCGACGATGCCGACGCCGACCTGGTGAAACGGATCGAGGTCTCCGGGACGGAGCGCTACGACGCGACCAACCACGACGTGAAGGCGGTCGAGTACTTCCTGCGCGAGCGACTGGGGGAGGAACTGCACCCGTGGATCCACTTCGGGCTGACCAGCGAGGACGTGAACAACCTCGCCCACCGACTGCTCCTCCGGGCTGCGGTCGAGGACGTCCTCCTCCCGTCGCTCTCCCGGGTTCGATCGGACCTCCGCTCACTCGCGACCGAACACCGCGACGTCCCGATGCTCGCGCACACCCACGGACAGCCCGCCACACCGACCACCTTCGGCAAGGAGATGGCCGTCTACGTCTCTCGACTCGATCGAGCGATCGAGTCGATCGAGTCGAGCGTCGAGGGACTCTCCGGAAAGCTCGCGGGCGCGTCGGGCGTCTACGCGGCACACGTCGCCGCATACCCCGATGTCGACTGGCGGGCGTTCTCGGAGGGGTTCGTCACCGACCTCGGCCTTCGATATACGCCGCTCGCGACGCAGGTCAACCCCTGTGACGACCTGGCACACCTGTTCGACGCCCTCCGACGGGCGAACTCCGTCCTGCTCGACCTCGATCGAGACGTCTGGGAGTACGTCTCCCGGCGCTACCTCGGCCAGCGTGCCGAAGCGGGAGAAACCGGCAGTTCGACGATGCCGCACAAGGTGAACCCGATCGACTTCGAGAACAGCGAGGGTAACCTCTCGAAGGCGAACTCGGATCTCGTCTTCCTCGCGGACTACGTCACCACCTCGCGGCTCCAGCGCGACCTCTCGGACTCGACGGTGAAGCGAACGATCGGCTCCACACTCGCACACTGCCTGATCGGCTACGAGAAAGCGGGCACCGGTCTCTCGACGATCGTCCCGAACGAGGCGGTGATGGCCGAGGACCTCGAGCGAAACCCCGAGGTGCTCGGCGAGGCGATCCAGACGATCCTCCGCCGGGAGGGTCACGCCGACGCCTACGAACGGGTGAAAGCGCTCACGAGGGGCCGACGCGTCTCGCTCCCGGAGCTTCGCGACGCGATCGGGGAGATGGACGTCGGTCCCGCGGTCCGGGGCGAACTCCTCTCGCTCGCGCCGGAGGGCTACGTCGGGCTGGCGAGCGAACTCGTGGACGAGGTGGCCGACCGGTAG
- the dapB gene encoding 4-hydroxy-tetrahydrodipicolinate reductase: protein MIEVVPTGMDGAMGTAVREVAEGREDCETNWGVSGTAERPGALAAQLPDLFAERGGDVLVDFSGPASGVGYVETCAEIGIPCVIGTTGFDEEQEKRLRAASESVPVLKAANFSRGVHVLSALVREAAATLPEYDIELTETHHNRKRDAPSGTAKRVLEGIESARETSGRVHGREGESPRNVGEVGVHARRAGTITGEHEVLLAGGGEELRLTHRAESRRVFAEGALDAATWLASRSPGWYDFSDVMTDESV from the coding sequence ATGATCGAGGTCGTCCCGACGGGCATGGACGGTGCGATGGGGACCGCGGTCCGCGAGGTCGCCGAGGGTCGCGAGGACTGCGAGACGAACTGGGGTGTGAGCGGGACCGCGGAGCGACCCGGAGCGCTCGCTGCGCAGCTCCCCGACCTGTTCGCCGAACGGGGCGGGGACGTCCTCGTCGACTTCAGCGGCCCGGCCTCCGGCGTCGGCTACGTCGAGACCTGTGCCGAGATCGGGATCCCCTGCGTGATCGGGACGACCGGCTTCGACGAGGAACAGGAAAAGCGGCTGCGAGCGGCCAGTGAGTCGGTTCCGGTGCTCAAGGCGGCGAACTTCTCCCGGGGCGTCCACGTCCTCTCGGCGCTCGTGCGCGAGGCGGCGGCGACGCTCCCGGAGTACGATATCGAACTCACCGAGACCCACCACAACCGAAAGCGCGACGCGCCGAGCGGCACCGCGAAGAGGGTACTGGAGGGGATCGAATCGGCGCGCGAGACGAGCGGGCGAGTCCACGGCCGCGAGGGCGAGTCTCCACGAAACGTGGGGGAGGTGGGCGTCCACGCCCGGCGCGCGGGAACGATCACCGGCGAACACGAGGTGTTGCTCGCGGGCGGCGGCGAGGAGCTTCGGCTCACCCACCGCGCGGAGAGCCGGCGGGTGTTCGCCGAGGGCGCGCTCGACGCGGCGACCTGGCTCGCGTCGCGTTCGCCGGGATGGTATGATTTTTCCGACGTGATGACGGACGAATCGGTATGA
- the lysA gene encoding diaminopimelate decarboxylase: MSQRVRRLADWDTSRLTGLANTNGTPLYVQDLERVRENYDRFASAFSDAEVHYAAKANTAWTVLRTLEACGAGVECASAGEVERALDAGFPPEQVQYTAVNPPEEDLDLAIATGRRDPAFTITVGARDTVDRLDERGYWGRICVRVNPGIGAGHHEKVRTGADAKFGVPYDRAEAVVADAAERGFDVVGLHAHVGSGVSGEELESHRELVSRMGELARSVPVELEFVDVGGGFGVPYRESEEPIDLAAVAEATREALGEVDATLVVEPGRYLVADAGVLLTRVNTVKPIEGEVIVGVDAGMTTLARPALYDAYHEIASLAPDAEARETVSATVTGPICESADVLGEGRDLPRPERGDLLAIGNAGAYGYEMASQYNSRPRPATVAIDGSEGAIDRRRETTTDVTRLEREVSWL, encoded by the coding sequence GTGAGCCAGCGAGTGAGACGGCTCGCCGACTGGGACACCTCCCGGCTGACCGGGCTCGCGAACACGAACGGGACCCCGCTCTACGTCCAGGATCTAGAGCGGGTGCGCGAGAACTACGACCGGTTCGCCTCGGCGTTTTCGGATGCCGAGGTCCACTACGCCGCGAAGGCGAACACCGCGTGGACGGTACTCAGAACGCTCGAAGCCTGCGGCGCGGGCGTCGAGTGTGCATCCGCCGGCGAGGTCGAGCGCGCGCTCGACGCGGGCTTCCCCCCCGAACAGGTGCAGTACACGGCGGTGAACCCGCCCGAGGAGGACCTCGACCTCGCCATCGCGACCGGCCGGCGCGACCCGGCGTTCACGATCACGGTGGGTGCACGGGACACGGTCGACCGGCTGGACGAACGGGGCTACTGGGGGCGGATCTGCGTCCGGGTGAACCCCGGCATCGGCGCGGGCCACCACGAGAAGGTCAGGACGGGCGCGGACGCGAAGTTCGGCGTGCCCTACGACCGGGCGGAGGCGGTCGTCGCGGACGCCGCCGAACGTGGGTTCGACGTCGTCGGCCTGCACGCCCACGTCGGCAGCGGCGTCTCCGGCGAGGAGCTCGAGAGTCACCGCGAACTCGTCTCGCGGATGGGCGAGCTCGCCCGATCGGTTCCCGTCGAGCTGGAGTTCGTCGACGTCGGCGGCGGGTTCGGCGTGCCATACCGAGAGAGCGAGGAACCGATCGACCTGGCGGCCGTCGCGGAGGCCACGAGGGAGGCGCTCGGCGAAGTGGACGCGACGCTCGTCGTCGAACCGGGCCGGTATCTCGTCGCGGACGCGGGCGTCCTCCTCACCCGCGTGAACACGGTGAAACCCATCGAGGGAGAGGTGATTGTCGGTGTCGACGCCGGGATGACGACGCTCGCCCGGCCCGCCCTCTACGACGCCTACCACGAGATCGCCAGCCTCGCGCCCGACGCGGAGGCACGCGAGACGGTCTCGGCGACCGTGACGGGCCCGATCTGCGAGAGCGCGGATGTCCTCGGCGAGGGTCGCGACCTCCCGAGACCGGAGCGTGGCGACCTGCTCGCGATCGGTAACGCCGGTGCGTACGGCTACGAGATGGCGAGTCAGTACAACTCCCGGCCGCGGCCCGCGACCGTGGCGATCGACGGCTCCGAAGGGGCTATCGACCGTCGGCGGGAGACGACGACGGACGTGACCAGGCTGGAGCGTGAGGTGTCGTGGCTCTAA
- a CDS encoding M20 family metallopeptidase, translating into MSADPIAFLERAVREPSHESVDGIRELLCETLSDGGVDPDVDEAGNVLATRGDGSPHVVLNTHVDTVPPHVPYAREEGVIRGRGSCDAKGPLAAMLAAFFESDPRGTVTLAVTPDEEVHSIGAAALVDGDLPERADCVIVGEPTDLAVCTAAKGRFQGTITCTGTNAHAAEPGAGENAIRIAARVVDALESFTERPDEPPEHPQLGAPTLTPTTIDGGEATNQVPAECRLAVDRRSVPPETQEGFARALNEHFRGLDLHAEYRHADRETPFLEAFETDPDARVVGALVDAGARSPRAFGAATEASYFASAAPTVVFGPGVLADEEGAVAHGPREYVRTADVERAASVLTEALSSY; encoded by the coding sequence ATGAGCGCAGACCCGATCGCGTTCCTCGAACGCGCGGTGAGAGAGCCCTCACACGAGTCGGTCGACGGAATACGGGAACTGCTGTGCGAGACGCTTTCCGATGGGGGAGTCGATCCCGACGTCGACGAGGCGGGAAACGTGCTCGCGACGCGCGGGGACGGCTCACCGCACGTCGTTCTCAACACACACGTCGACACGGTCCCACCGCACGTCCCCTACGCACGGGAGGAGGGCGTGATCCGGGGCCGGGGCTCCTGTGACGCGAAGGGGCCGCTCGCCGCGATGCTGGCAGCGTTCTTCGAGAGCGATCCCCGTGGAACCGTGACGCTCGCGGTAACGCCCGACGAGGAGGTCCACTCGATCGGTGCGGCGGCGCTCGTGGACGGGGATCTTCCGGAACGGGCCGACTGCGTGATCGTGGGGGAGCCGACGGATCTCGCGGTCTGCACCGCGGCGAAGGGGCGGTTCCAGGGGACGATCACCTGTACCGGGACGAACGCCCACGCGGCCGAACCCGGGGCGGGCGAGAACGCCATCCGGATCGCGGCACGGGTGGTCGACGCGCTGGAGTCGTTCACGGAGCGACCGGATGAGCCGCCCGAACACCCCCAGCTGGGCGCGCCGACGCTCACCCCGACGACGATCGACGGGGGGGAGGCGACGAACCAGGTCCCCGCGGAGTGCCGACTCGCGGTCGACCGCCGGAGCGTTCCCCCCGAGACGCAGGAGGGGTTCGCGCGGGCGCTCAACGAGCACTTTCGGGGGCTCGACCTCCACGCCGAGTACCGCCACGCCGACCGGGAGACGCCGTTCCTCGAGGCGTTCGAGACCGATCCCGACGCGCGCGTCGTCGGGGCGCTGGTCGACGCCGGCGCTCGCTCGCCACGGGCGTTCGGGGCGGCGACCGAAGCGTCGTACTTCGCGTCGGCCGCACCGACGGTCGTCTTCGGGCCCGGCGTGCTCGCCGACGAGGAAGGTGCGGTCGCTCACGGACCGCGCGAGTACGTCCGGACCGCGGACGTCGAGCGGGCGGCCTCCGTCCTGACCGAGGCGCTCTCTTCCTACTAA
- a CDS encoding IclR family transcriptional regulator has product MTRDEPRSGVTTTERSLEIVAVIQRLEGATLATVTEEVGLARSTAFKHLATLTRRGYLAKEGERYHVGLKFHHRGEYARLRKPAYRLAGEAVRDLAERTSEEVDFVVENDGRAITIHESYHPSNPYRDDLVRGTDALSRSGTYYHMHCVGGGKAILAAYPPERVRDVLDRWGLPERTDRTITTEAALATDLEEIRERGYAITDEEYAEGLRSIGVAVREPDDTVVGGLSMSVPTYRQTAAEFEERAAPLIREAGEALERAIAEAGPGV; this is encoded by the coding sequence ATGACACGAGACGAGCCGCGGTCGGGGGTAACGACGACCGAGCGGTCGCTCGAGATCGTGGCGGTGATCCAGCGTCTGGAGGGGGCGACGCTCGCGACCGTTACCGAGGAGGTCGGCCTCGCCCGGAGCACCGCGTTCAAACACCTCGCGACGCTCACGCGCCGCGGCTACCTCGCGAAGGAGGGAGAACGCTACCATGTCGGGCTGAAGTTCCACCACCGGGGCGAGTACGCACGACTCCGGAAGCCGGCCTACCGCCTCGCCGGCGAGGCGGTCCGCGATCTCGCCGAGCGGACCAGCGAGGAGGTCGACTTCGTCGTCGAGAACGACGGGCGGGCGATCACGATCCACGAGTCCTACCACCCCTCGAACCCCTACCGTGACGACCTCGTCCGCGGGACCGACGCGCTCTCGCGGTCGGGGACGTACTACCACATGCACTGCGTCGGTGGCGGGAAGGCGATCCTCGCGGCGTACCCGCCCGAACGCGTTCGCGACGTCCTCGATCGGTGGGGGCTCCCCGAGCGAACCGACCGGACGATCACGACCGAGGCGGCGCTCGCCACCGACCTGGAGGAGATCCGCGAGCGGGGCTACGCCATCACCGACGAGGAGTACGCCGAGGGGTTGCGCTCGATCGGTGTCGCGGTCCGCGAACCCGACGACACGGTCGTCGGCGGGCTCTCGATGTCCGTCCCGACCTACCGACAGACCGCGGCGGAGTTCGAAGAGCGCGCCGCACCGCTGATCCGCGAGGCCGGCGAGGCGCTGGAGCGGGCCATCGCCGAGGCCGGGCCCGGTGTGTGA
- the purH gene encoding bifunctional phosphoribosylaminoimidazolecarboxamide formyltransferase/IMP cyclohydrolase, with amino-acid sequence MTRIAGLASNRGRNLLNLVETTDAELAVLLTNRKDAPIVESAAERSIPTETVVQGEGESRREHERRVVDALSAYGFDLVCLDGYMRILTDEFLSEVPTTLNVHPSLLPAFPGADAHRQVLDASVRVTGCTVHVVTDATDSEGEIDHAKVDSGPIVTQEPVPVYEDDTEEGLKHRVLYEGEFRAYPRAVRWFAEGRVEVGSDGVRIDGDRGGRFPARRLLSGDRAADLRYGENPHQEAALYAERSDGPSVVGAEQLNEGAKALSYNNYNDADAALSLIREFDAPAAAVIKHANPAGCALGDRVAEAYDRALSTDPMSAFGGIVALNRECDRETAAAITDSFKEVVVAPGYTDDALEVLRETENLRVLDVGEFEPYDDGESPLAEKPLAGGRLVQERDGQRVASEDLEVVTDREPTDEERETMCFAWSVVKHVKSNAIVLAEGTETVGIGMGQVSRVDAVRLATMKAEEHAEGKGPAGSVMASDAFFPFPDGVEVAAEAGVEAVVQPGGSVNDEDVVAAADGEGMAMAFTGSRCFRHD; translated from the coding sequence ATGACACGGATCGCCGGTCTGGCGAGCAATCGGGGTCGAAACCTGCTGAACCTCGTGGAGACGACCGACGCCGAGCTGGCCGTCCTCCTCACGAACCGGAAGGACGCGCCGATCGTAGAGAGCGCGGCCGAGCGATCGATTCCGACCGAGACGGTGGTCCAGGGCGAGGGCGAGTCCCGCCGCGAGCACGAACGCCGGGTGGTCGACGCGCTCTCGGCCTACGGGTTCGATCTGGTCTGTCTCGACGGCTACATGCGCATCCTCACCGACGAGTTCCTCTCGGAGGTACCGACGACCCTCAACGTCCATCCGTCGCTCCTTCCGGCGTTTCCGGGTGCCGACGCTCATCGGCAGGTGCTCGACGCCAGCGTGCGGGTGACGGGCTGTACGGTCCACGTCGTCACAGACGCGACGGATTCGGAGGGCGAGATCGACCACGCGAAGGTCGATTCGGGACCGATCGTCACCCAGGAGCCGGTTCCGGTGTACGAGGACGACACCGAGGAGGGGCTGAAACATCGCGTGCTGTACGAGGGCGAGTTTCGGGCGTACCCGCGTGCGGTGCGGTGGTTCGCGGAGGGCCGCGTCGAGGTCGGTTCGGACGGGGTGCGGATCGACGGCGATCGCGGGGGGAGGTTCCCGGCTCGTCGGTTGCTCTCGGGTGACCGTGCGGCCGACCTGCGCTACGGGGAGAACCCACACCAGGAGGCGGCGCTCTACGCCGAGCGCTCGGACGGCCCGAGCGTGGTCGGAGCCGAGCAGTTGAACGAGGGAGCGAAGGCGCTCTCGTACAACAACTACAACGACGCCGACGCCGCGCTCTCGCTGATCCGGGAGTTCGACGCACCGGCGGCCGCGGTGATCAAACACGCAAATCCCGCAGGCTGTGCGCTCGGCGACCGAGTCGCCGAGGCGTACGATCGGGCGCTCTCGACCGATCCGATGAGCGCGTTCGGGGGTATCGTCGCGCTGAACCGCGAGTGCGACCGCGAGACCGCGGCGGCGATCACCGACTCGTTCAAGGAGGTCGTCGTCGCGCCGGGGTACACCGACGACGCGCTCGAGGTGCTCCGCGAGACGGAGAACCTCCGCGTACTCGACGTGGGGGAGTTCGAGCCGTACGACGACGGGGAGAGCCCTCTCGCGGAGAAACCGCTCGCGGGCGGTCGGCTCGTCCAGGAGCGCGACGGGCAACGGGTCGCCTCCGAGGACCTGGAGGTCGTCACCGATCGCGAGCCGACCGACGAGGAGCGAGAGACGATGTGTTTCGCCTGGAGCGTGGTGAAACACGTGAAGTCGAACGCCATCGTCCTCGCCGAAGGGACCGAGACGGTCGGGATCGGGATGGGGCAGGTGAGCCGGGTCGACGCGGTCAGACTCGCGACGATGAAGGCCGAGGAACACGCCGAGGGAAAGGGTCCGGCGGGTTCGGTGATGGCCTCGGACGCTTTCTTCCCCTTTCCGGACGGGGTCGAGGTCGCCGCGGAGGCGGGCGTCGAGGCCGTCGTCCAGCCGGGGGGGTCGGTGAACGACGAGGACGTCGTCGCGGCCGCCGACGGGGAAGGAATGGCGATGGCGTTCACCGGAAGTCGGTGTTTCCGTCACGACTGA
- a CDS encoding ABC transporter substrate-binding protein, with protein sequence MNVVSTSPSGTEILCALGVEPVAVSHSCDYPPRVRDLPVIDRSRVDGGSSGERHRRTIEVSADGHVYEIDLETLEAVEPDLVVSQEVCGVCAVDTTLIEEVLTETEIGPEVVGMHADRFEDLFSCIREVSVAVDREDEAEELIGVLRERAERIEAETAELDSPRVVVVEWMDPLVVAGRWVPDLVSIAGGEYGLAMPGESAAKPSWEAFREYDPEVIVVTPCGYSVRETVAKREELFAREGWEEVSAVRSGDVYAMDGASYLTRWTPRLVDALERLVCLLHPDTFGEPPRDVVALRDTLATGPRTGDR encoded by the coding sequence ATGAACGTCGTCTCGACCTCGCCGTCCGGTACGGAGATCCTCTGTGCGCTCGGCGTCGAACCGGTCGCGGTCTCTCACTCCTGTGACTACCCGCCACGAGTGCGCGACCTCCCCGTGATCGACCGATCGCGAGTCGACGGTGGATCGAGCGGCGAGCGTCACCGCCGGACGATCGAGGTGAGCGCCGACGGCCACGTCTACGAGATTGACCTCGAGACACTCGAAGCAGTCGAGCCCGACCTGGTCGTGAGCCAGGAGGTCTGTGGCGTCTGTGCGGTCGATACCACGTTGATCGAGGAGGTCCTCACCGAGACCGAGATCGGTCCGGAGGTCGTCGGGATGCACGCCGACCGGTTCGAGGACCTCTTCTCCTGCATCCGGGAGGTGAGTGTGGCCGTCGACCGGGAGGACGAGGCCGAGGAGCTGATCGGCGTGCTCCGCGAACGGGCCGAGCGGATCGAGGCCGAGACTGCGGAGCTCGACTCCCCGCGCGTCGTGGTCGTGGAGTGGATGGACCCGCTCGTCGTCGCTGGCCGGTGGGTGCCCGATCTCGTCTCGATCGCCGGCGGCGAGTACGGCCTCGCTATGCCGGGAGAGAGCGCGGCGAAGCCCTCCTGGGAGGCCTTCCGCGAGTACGACCCCGAGGTGATCGTCGTCACGCCGTGTGGCTACTCCGTTCGTGAGACGGTCGCGAAACGCGAGGAACTGTTCGCCCGCGAGGGGTGGGAGGAAGTGAGTGCAGTGCGGTCCGGGGACGTCTACGCGATGGACGGCGCGAGCTACCTCACGCGGTGGACGCCCCGTCTGGTTGACGCGCTGGAGCGTCTCGTCTGCCTCCTCCACCCGGACACCTTCGGCGAGCCGCCGCGGGACGTCGTCGCGCTCCGTGACACTCTTGCTACCGGCCCTCGTACTGGCGACCGGTGA
- the dapF gene encoding diaminopimelate epimerase — protein MALSLDRYHGAGNAFLVASADLSAPWSAFAVENCEREGVDGVLVLEPHDGDPPRVEMALYQPDGGTAEMCGNGARCVAAWTADRLGLESGEEILIETPAGVRPTTVGDDDAEIGMGEVRFDPESVPLAREEPLVAEEVEGYEVTAVNTGVPHAVTFVEDVEAVDLEEMAPPIRHSEVFPEGANVTLAAGSGKRFYQRTFERGVEGETLACGTGAVAVLAVARRLGLSDETRATVSPPGGDLVVTVDEDGEATLRGPVTYDGRVECPVPDTGTAVE, from the coding sequence GTGGCTCTAAGCCTCGATCGGTACCACGGTGCTGGCAACGCCTTCCTCGTCGCGAGCGCCGATCTCTCCGCACCGTGGAGCGCGTTCGCGGTCGAGAACTGCGAGCGCGAGGGCGTCGACGGCGTGCTCGTCCTCGAGCCGCACGACGGCGACCCGCCACGGGTGGAGATGGCGCTCTACCAGCCCGACGGCGGCACGGCGGAGATGTGCGGCAACGGCGCGCGGTGTGTCGCGGCCTGGACGGCCGATCGGCTCGGACTCGAGTCAGGTGAAGAGATCCTGATCGAGACGCCCGCGGGGGTTCGGCCGACGACCGTGGGCGACGACGACGCCGAGATCGGGATGGGCGAGGTACGCTTCGATCCGGAGAGCGTTCCACTGGCGCGCGAGGAGCCGCTGGTCGCGGAGGAGGTCGAGGGGTACGAGGTGACGGCGGTGAACACCGGCGTCCCGCACGCCGTGACCTTCGTCGAGGACGTGGAGGCGGTCGATCTCGAGGAGATGGCGCCACCGATCAGACACAGCGAGGTCTTCCCCGAGGGGGCGAACGTCACGCTCGCCGCGGGGAGTGGGAAGAGGTTCTACCAGCGGACGTTCGAGCGCGGTGTCGAGGGCGAGACCCTCGCCTGCGGGACCGGCGCGGTCGCGGTGCTCGCGGTCGCCCGCCGGCTCGGACTGAGTGACGAGACGCGGGCGACGGTCTCGCCTCCCGGCGGCGACCTCGTCGTCACCGTGGACGAGGACGGCGAGGCGACGCTCCGCGGCCCCGTGACGTACGACGGGCGCGTCGAGTGTCCCGTTCCGGATACGGGGACGGCGGTGGAATGA
- the dapA gene encoding 4-hydroxy-tetrahydrodipicolinate synthase has protein sequence MTHPTFEGVYPAMVTPFTEDGRIDHESLRADAQRLERAGVDGLVPVGSTGESATLSHDEHVEVVETVVDAVEDVPVIAGSGSNNTREALELSERSADAGADGFLLISPYYNRPEPEGMEAHYLAVADRVDLPQIVYNVPGRTGRSIDVESTVRLAEHENVVGYKAASGDLGLIGEVVERTREESFSVLSGDDALTLPVLSIGGRGTISVCANVEPERTCAMVGAALAGDYERAREWHHELGPVMRALFDESNPIPVKEAMAMRGHCRPDLRLPLTRPTEATRERLESVLSDLADAPAPEPVVG, from the coding sequence ATGACACACCCCACGTTCGAGGGCGTCTACCCCGCTATGGTGACGCCCTTCACGGAAGACGGACGCATCGACCACGAATCACTCCGGGCGGACGCCCAGCGCCTCGAACGCGCGGGCGTCGACGGCCTCGTACCGGTCGGCTCGACCGGCGAGTCGGCGACGCTCAGCCACGACGAACACGTCGAGGTCGTCGAGACGGTCGTCGATGCGGTAGAGGACGTCCCCGTCATCGCCGGCAGCGGGAGCAACAACACGCGCGAGGCGCTCGAGCTCTCCGAACGCTCGGCCGACGCCGGCGCGGACGGATTCCTCCTCATCTCGCCGTACTACAACCGCCCGGAACCCGAGGGCATGGAGGCGCACTACCTCGCGGTCGCCGATAGGGTCGACCTGCCACAGATCGTCTACAACGTCCCCGGGCGGACGGGCCGGTCGATCGACGTCGAGAGCACCGTCCGTCTCGCAGAACACGAGAACGTCGTCGGCTACAAGGCCGCCAGCGGCGACCTCGGGCTGATCGGCGAGGTGGTCGAGCGCACACGCGAGGAGTCCTTCTCGGTGCTCTCCGGTGACGACGCGCTCACCCTGCCGGTGCTCTCGATCGGCGGACGCGGCACGATCAGCGTCTGTGCGAACGTCGAACCCGAGCGGACCTGCGCGATGGTCGGCGCGGCGCTCGCGGGCGACTACGAGCGCGCCCGCGAGTGGCACCACGAACTCGGACCCGTGATGCGCGCGCTGTTCGACGAGTCGAACCCCATTCCGGTGAAGGAGGCGATGGCGATGCGCGGACACTGCCGCCCCGACCTCCGACTGCCGCTCACCCGGCCGACGGAGGCGACGAGGGAGCGGCTCGAATCGGTGCTCTCCGACCTGGCGGACGCCCCGGCGCCGGAGCCGGTGGTCGGATGA